The following is a genomic window from Geoalkalibacter halelectricus.
CGGAGACCTGATAATCCTGGTCCTTTTTAAATTCACTATTGCGCAGATAACACCACAGAACGGTAAACATCCCGAGTTGATGGGCGCGTTCAAAAATCGCCGAAACTTCTTCGATCTGTCTGCGCGACTCCGCCGAACCAAAATAAATGGTGGCGCCGACACCCACGGCACCCATTTCGAACGCCCTTTCCACGCCGGCGAAAAGGGTCTGATCATACATGTTGGGATACGAGAGAAGCTCGTTATGGTTGAGTTTGACGATGAAAGGAATGCGATGCGCATATTTGCGCGCTACGGCTCCGAGAACGCCAAGCGTTGAAGCGACGCCGTTACACCCTCCTTCGATGGCCAGTTCAACAATATTTTCCGGATCAAAATATTCCGGATTGGGGGCAAAGGATGCGCCTGCGGAATGTTCGATGCCCTGATCCACTGGCAGGAGGGAGAGGTAGCCGGTGCCGTTGAGTCTGCCGGTATTGTGCAACCAGCGCAAATTGCGCAGGACAGAAACCGGTCGATCCGATGGAACCCAGGACCGTTCGATAAAATCCGGCCCCGGCAAATGGAGTTTTTCTTTGGAAATTCCCCGGCAGGAATATTCCAGCAAACTTCTTTCTTCCCCAAGCAGCTCAGCGACACGATCAATCGTCATGATTTTTTCTCCTTCTGCGCGGCCTCGTCCAACCTCTTTTTGCGGCGGGACGCCTTTTTTTCATTGAAAAAATCCACCCCTTTACCTGAAAAACCATCTCTTTCTCAGTGGGTTAACCTCCTTTCTAACAGTCATTCACTTTATGTCAAACAAAACAAGCGCAGATAGGGGGCGAAAGAGGATGACCTCATTTTGTGTCATTTTCGGACGCAGCCCATAGGAATTGACAAATTAGGGGCTAAGGATAAGTTTTACAGGTAGCTTTCCACTTCACGTTCGTTGTCGTTCGGAGCTTTCGGATGGAACTTTCTGCCCGAATCAGTGCCGAAGTCACAACGCCGGGGGATCGGCGTGCCGCAGGAAAAGAAAAAAATCTTATCGGGAAAAGGTTGGCTGCTGGGTGGTCTGTTGGTGGCCGCGCTGACGATGGCAGCTGCCTGGCGCTGGACGCCCCTGCAGGAGTATGTCACTCGCGATAGTCTGGCATACTGGGTCGAAATGATCAGGGCCAGTCCCTACACCCCGCTCATTTTGATGGCTGTTTATATTCTGGCCACCCTGATCTTATTCCCCATCTCTTTGCTGATTTTGACCACCGTGCTGACTTTTGGCCCCCTGTGGGGGGGTGTCTATGCGCTGAGCGGTTCTTTGCTAGGTGCCATGGTTGCGTATTGGATGGGAATGAAGCTTGGTCGCGAGACCCTGGAGAAACTTTCGGGAAAGTGGCTCGACAAGGTCAATCGGGCACTTGCTCGCAAGGGTATAGTGGCTGTGATCACGGTGCGCCTGATGCCCGTGGCACCCTTCACCATCATAAATTTGGTGTCCGGAGCCTCTCGTATTAGATTTTTTGATTTTATCCTCGGCACTTTCGTCGGCATGGGTCCCGGAATCCTGGTGATTGCGATCTTCGGTCGCGGCCTTGAGCGGTTGATCAGTAAACCTGATTGGGACACACTGGCTATTTTCCTTTTGGCCGTGGCGGTCGCTGGCGGGTTGTTCTGGTTGCTGCGCAGAGCTCTCCGTAAAGAGGTCGAAAAGGATGCGGAAGACTAAGCCCTTGCTCCGTCGGAGGGCTGGGTTCTTTTGAGGCACCCGATGGCCTAATGAAACCCCTGGTCCGGGCCTGGAGCCGGTTTCATCATGGCGACGATCAGCAGCGCAAAGGGACCAATCAGCAGCCCTATAAAAGCCCATAGAACAACATTGCGGTTTTTGCCCTTGGCCAGAACCCCGGCAGCAATGCCAAAAATTATCCAAGGGAGTAGAAATTCCATTGAACCTCCTTTTTTATCAGTGATTTCGTTTTTATAGGATAACCTAAATATTGTTGTGCTGTTTTGATTTTATGCGAGCCGCTCCGGATGGCCGCGTCGCCCCAGTTTGACAATTACCTGACCACGGGCAGTATAAAATTACGTTATTTTCATCGCCTTCGACCCGAATCAGGGCTGAAGTCACAACGCGGGGAAATCTGCGTGTCGCAGGCAAAGAAAAAAAACATATCGCGCAAAGGCTGGCTGCTGGCTGGTCTATTGGTCGCCGCGCTGTTGATGGCCGCCGTCTGGCGCTGGACGCCCCTGCAGGAGCATGTCACTCGCGAGAACCTGGCACACTGGGTCGAAACGATCCGGGCCAGTCCCCACACCCCGTTCATTTTGATGGCAGTCTATCTCCTCGCCACCCTGGTGTTCTTACCCATCAATTTGCTGAATTTGACCACCGTGCTGACATTTGGCCCCCTATGGGGGTTTGTCTATGGGCTGAGTGGTTCTGTGTTGAGTGCCGTGGTGGCGTATTGGGTGGGGATGAAGCTTGGTCGCGAGACCCTGGAGAAAATTTCGAGAAGATGGCTCGACAAGATCAACCGAGCCCTTGCCCGCAAGGGCATAATAACTGTGATCACGATGTGTTTGATGCCCGTGGCTCCATTCAGTATCATCAACCTGGTGTCCGGGGCCTCCCGTATCAAATTTTCTGATTTTATTCTTGGTACTTTGGTCGGCATGGGTGCCGGAATTACGGTGATAGCGATCTTCGGCAGCGGCCTTGAGCGGTTGATCAGCAAACCTGATTGGGGCTCATTTTTTGTTTTTCTTCTGGCCGTGACCGTCTCTGGCGGGTTGTTCTGGTTGCTGTATAGAGTTCTCGGTAGAGCGATCGAAGATGATAAAGAGGCCTGAATCCGTGAGATTACAGACAAGGGCCGTCCCATATTCGATGGGTCCGCCTTCATTGCCGAGGCAGGCCTTGCCCGCCACCCCATTAGGCAGGCGCACGCTCCTGGGGGTCGTGGCCCGTTGGTTTTTGCTGCTGTGTCTGTGGGGCCTGGTGGCGGGATGCGCCCTGCCCACGCTGGATCATCGCACCCACTCCACGGCCATCAGTCATGAGCAGGCTTCTGCGACGCGCCTGGGGCTGGCCGTGGAGCCCCAGGTTACGGCTCACCCGGGTAAGAGCGGAGTGCACTCCCTGCAAGATCCCCACGAGGCGTTCGCCGCGCGGGTATTTCTCGCCAAGACGGCCGACCGGACTCTCGATGTGCAGTATTACATCTGGCGCGGAGATATGACCGGGACACTGTTGCTTGAGGCCCTGCATGCCGCTGCCGATCGGGGCGTGCGGGTGCGGCTGCTGCTTGACGACAACGGCACCACGGGCCTGGATGAGGAACTCTCGGCCTTGGACAGCCATCCGTACATTGAGGTGCGCCTGTTCAATCCCTTTGTCGTGCGTCGCCCCAAGTGGTTGGGATTTGTCACGGATTTCTCTCGCGCCAATCGCCGCATGCACAACAAATCCTTTACCGCCGACAACCTGGTGACCATCGTCGGGGGGCGCAATATCGGTGATGCCTACTTCGGCGCCGGCGACGGGTTGTTGTTCATCGATCTCGATGTGTTTGCCATCGGTCCGGTGGTGGGCTGTGTTTCGGATGATTTCGATCGTTACTGGGTGAGTCAATCATCCTATCCCGCCGCCCGCATTCTGCCGCCGGTGCGCGAGGACCGCCTGAATCAACTCGCCGCCAAGGCATCGCGCGTTGAGCGCGACCCCCAGGCCTTCAACTATGTGAACGCGGTGCGCAGGGCCAGTTCGGTGGCCGGTCTCATGACCGGGGATTTGGAGCTGTCCTGGTCCAATGTCACCATGGTGAGTGACGACCCCGCCAAGGGACTCGGGCTTGCCGAACCGGAGGATTTGCTCATCCGCCAGCTTGGGGAAATTCTCGGTGAACCGGCCCGTGACGTGGAACTGGTATCGCCTTACTTCGTGCCGACCGCGGCGGGAGTCGCGGCATTTTCCGCACTGTCCGAACGTGGGGTCAGAGTGCGTGTCCTCACCAATTCCCTGGAGGCCACCGATGTGGCGGCGGTGCATGCGGGCTACGCCAAACGCCGCAAGGCGTTGCTCAAATCAGGTGTCGAACTCTACGAGATTCGCCGCCGCACCTCAGAGGTCGAGCGCGGCAAGAGCGCCGGCCCCCTCGGCAGTTCCGCATCCAGCCTGCATGCCAAGACCTTTTCGGTGGATCGCGAACGGGTGTTCGTCGGCTCCTTCAATTTCGACCCACGCTCTTCCAATCTCAATACCGAGTTGGGATTCATCATCGACAGCCCCGAGTTGGCGCAGCAGATCGATGAGGTGTTCGACCAGAAAATCCAATCCCATTCCTACGAAGTGCGCCTCAGCGAGAAGGGCCGGCTTTACTGGCTCGAGCAGCAGGGCGATACCCAAGTGCGTCATGATTCCGAACCGCGGGCCGGTTTGTGGCGTCGCAGCGGAGTTTTTCTGCTCTCGCTGTTGCCCATCGAGTGGTTGTTATGAGGGTGCGCGGGAAAGCCTTTTCGCCGCGCCGGACCCTCAATGGAACAGGGCCCGGGACGCTGTTGATTCAGGCCTTGGTCGGCGGTGTTCTGTGGTGTCTTTTGGGCGCTTGCGCGCGCCCCCTGCCTGCCGTGACCGAGCTGCCCCAAGCTGTTACCGCCACGCAGGAAATGGTGGTGACCGCGCACCCCTTGGCTACGCAGGCCGGCGCTCGAATTCTTGCCCGGTGTTCAGCCCCTCGCGGGGGCAAATCCCGGCCCGACAGGGCGGGGCACCAGCCATATTTCCATTGTCGATCGCTACGGCAATGCCTTGTCCATGACCACATCCATTGAAAATTTCTTCGGCAACGGCGTGATGGTGGGGGGCTTTCTCCTTAACAATCAATTGACGGATTTTTCCTTTGCGCCCGAGGATGCGGCCGGACGCCCTGTCGCCAACCGAGTGCAGCCCCGCAAGCGCCCGCGCAGTTCCATGGCGCCAACCATTGTGCTCGATGGCGGAGGAGAGGTTGCCCTGGTGGCCGGATCGCCGGGCGGGGCGCGCATCATCGGCTACACCGCCCAATCGATCCTCAACGTCCTGGTTTTCGGCCTAGGAGGCTGTCGGACTATCCGGGCCGAAGCGAAAGTCTGGATGTTTGAGTCCGGATTTTGGCTCCTTTGAGAGTGCATAGCCGTAGCTACGTGCCGAAAAGGAGCCGGAATCCGGGCCAAACAGCCGGATTTGCAGCCGGCTCATGGATAGTCCGAGAGCCTCCTAGATCCGCAGCAGGCCATTCACGTGCCTCATTACCTGAACCTCAACACCCACACCCAATTGGAAGCACCCACCCCCGGCCAGACCATGGATTATGACGCCGTAGCCCTGGCCGCGGAACTGGTGGCGCGTGGCCACGGACCTTTGGTCGAGATCGGCGCGCAGACCAGCGGATTGGCGATCATCCAGGTCGGTCGTTCCGCAATCGGCGACAAACTGCTGATCGGCGGCGCCGACCCGCGCCGCGACGGCGTGATTGGCGGCCGCTGAGTGGCGAGTGGGGCTGCGGGGAAGGTTGACATGGGCAGGAAAGGCGATAAATTATGAAAGAAGAGAATAATGGTTGTAATTTATCTTGCAATGCTTTTTTAATTTCATCGATCAGGGCAGGTGGATTTGGGTGGTTGCGTGAAATATCAAAAGGGAGATCGTAATGAAAAAATTAAGCATAGGACTTTCAGCTTTGTTCGCTATATGTCTGCTCATGGCTCCCGCGGTATTCGCGGAAACCGACAATCAAATCCGGTTGACTCAGGAAGTCCAGAATCAAACCTTTGTGGTCGCTATGTATCATGGTGACTCTGAAACTAAGGAGAAGGTTGAAGGAAAAGACAAGGACAAGGACAAGGACAAGGATAAAGACAGATACATGAAGAAGGATAAGGACAAAGATAAAGACAAGGACGGCTACGAGAAGAAAGAAAAGACCAAGGATAAGGGAAAGCGTAGCTATTGATATGAAGGCTTTTTCTGATTCCAGGTCATTTCAACCAAGCGCCATTACATCCAAATCCATAGCATAGGAAAATCGGCCGGCGCCTTTGGCTCCGGCCGATTTTATTTTCCGGACTTGCGCGTGAAGCGGCTGTGTGAAGGCGATTGTTTAAATCACGGCGGCGCTGTGGTAATCTGCCGGGGATTGAGCACAAGAAAGGAATCCTTTGCGCCGTGTCTGAAAAAAAATCCTGCTGTCCTCCCAAAACCGCCCCCGAAAACCCCGCCGCCTGCTGTCCTCCCCCGAAGGCTGCCGATGCGGTCGCGGAAAAAACAGCCTGCTGTCCGCCGCCAAGCCTTCGGGAGCGGCCCGGCTATCGCCTCTGGTCCTTTGTCAGCGGATGGATGAATACGGAGGTGGGCGAGATTCCACAGGTTCGCACCAAGTTGGACTGGGGTGATCGGGTCGGCCGCTGGCAGATGCGCTGGGGGCTCGGACGCATGCGCTACCGCATCGCGCCCGGTCTGTATGCCGTGGGGCGCCCCGATCCGCAGTCTCCGGTGCTGGTGACCGCCAATTACAAGATGAGCTTCGATGCCCTGCGCTGCGAGCTAAAAGGGCGCCATCTGTGGATTCTGGTGCTGGAAACGCAGGGCATCAACGTCTGGTGCGCGGCCGGCAAGGGCACTTTCGGTACCGATGAGTTGGTGCGGCGCATCCGCGCCACGGGTTTGGAGCGACTGGTCAGCCACCGGCGCCTGATCCTGCCCCAACTCGGCGCTGTCGGGGTGGCGGCCCATGAAGTCAGGAAGCAGAGTGGATTTCAGGTGATTTACGGCCCGGTTCGCGCCGCCGATCTGCCGGCCCTGCTCAATGGCGGTGAGAAAGCCGTCACCCTGGGCATGCGTCGGGTGGAATTTCCCCTGGGCGAGCGCCTGGCGCTTACTCCGGTCGAGCTGGTGAGCATGGGCAAGATCACCCTGTGGGCGGTGCTGATCCTGTTGGTACTGGCCGGCATCGGACCGGGGATCTTTTCATTCTCCGCCGCTTTCAGTCGCGGCACCACGGCCGTGGCGGTCTACCTTGTCGGAGTTTTCGCGGGCGCGGTGCTCACCCCGCTGCTGCTGCCGTGGCTGCCCTGGCGTGCTTTTTCCGCCAAGGGAGCGCTGGTCGGAGCCGGGCTGGCCCTGGTGATTCTTATCGCCTCTTCAGGGGTCGGCCTGTTCAACACTCTGGCCCTGATTCTGTCCCTGGCGGCGGTCAGCTCTTATTGCGCCATGAACTTCACCGGCTCGACCACCTTCACCTCACCCTCGGGGGTGGAGAAGGAGATGCGCCGCGCCATCCCCTTGCAGGCCGGTGCGCTGCTTCTGGCCGGGATCTTCTGGCTGGGTTCGGGATTCTAACCCGAATTATCCATGAAGACTTCTGCTGCAACCGTCCATTGCGCGCCATCTCAAGCCGTGCTCGCTCCTTGCGCTTCGACGTACTGCAAGTACGCCTGTAGGGCAAGTCACTGCGCTTGGCTTGATCTGACGAGCACTGGTCGGTTTCGCGACAAAGTCTTATGAATAATCCGGGCTAACAGGAGTTGCACAGGTATGATGAAGAAAATGCGTTACCTCGACAACGTCGTCACCCTCAGGCTCGATGAAGCAACCTGCATCGGCTGCGGAATGTGCCCCAGGGTCTGCCCCCACGGGGTGCTCGAATTGTTCGACGGCAAGGCGCGCATCGTGGAGCGCGATCTGTGCATGGAATGCGGCGCCTGCGCCCGCAACTGCCAGGTTGAGGCTCTGTCGGTCAAGGCCGGGGTAGGCTGCGCCTCGGCCATCATCCACAGTTGGCTGACCGGGGAAGAGCCGAGCTGCGACTGCGGTGGGTCGAGTTGTTGAAGAATCTCTCCATGGCCCTCGATTTTCAAACACTTGAGCTGCTGCGCCGCAACCATCCCGCTTGGCGGCTGCTGCGATCCGACCATGCCAGCCTGGTGGCGAGTTTTCTGCATCGGGTGTTTATCGCGCCCAACGTGCGCACCATGGCCCAGGCCGATCTGGCCGAGGCGCTGGAGGATGAACTTTTCGCCTTGCGCGAGCGCCACGGCGCGGAGAGTTTTCCGCGTTCCGCCGCGGCCTACCTCAATGACTGGGCGGATAACGAAAAGGGCTGGCTGCGCAAATTTTATCCGGCGGGGTCGGATGAGCCTCATTTTGATCTGACGCCGGCCACGGAAAAGGCCTTGGCCTGGCTGGCGAGTCTCACCGAGCGCGCCTTTGTCGGCACCGAGTCGCGACTGCTGACCCTTTTTGAATTGCTGCGGCAGATGAGCGAGGGCAGTCAGACCGATCCCGAGGCGCGCATTGCCGAACTGCACAAGCGCCGCGCCGAGATCGACGGCGAAATCGCCTGCATCCTCGACGGCGACATCCCCCTCCTGGACGACACGGCACTCAAAGACCGCTTTCAGCAGTTTCTGCAACTGGCCCGCGAACTGCTCACCGACTTTCGCGAGGTCGAGCATAATTTTCGCACTCTGGATCGCCGGGTGCGCGAGCGCATCGCCCTGTGGGAAGGATCCAAGGGCGCGCTGCTCGAAGATATCATGGGCGAGCGCGACGCCATCGCCGATTCGGACCAGGGAAAAAGCTTTCGCGCTTTCTGGGATTTCCTCATGTCGCAGCGCCGTCAGGAAGAGTTGAGCCGCCTGCTGGGGCAGGTTTTGGATCTGGCGCCCATTGCCGAGACCCGTCCCGAACCACGCCTGCGGCGGGTGCATTATGACTGGCTTGAAGCCGGTGAACACACCCAGCGCACCGTGGCCCGTCTCTCTCAGCAGTTGCGGCGCTTTCTCGACGATCAGGCCTGGTTGGAGAATCGGCGCATCATGGACATCCTGCACGGCATCGAATCGCGTGCCCTGGCCCTGCGCGACGCCCCGCCGCCGGGGGAGGTCATGGAGTTGGCCGAAAATGCCCCAACCATCGATCTGCCCCTGGAGCGGCCCCTGTACAGTGCGCCGGTCAAACCGCTGATTGCCGATGTGGAACTCGAAAGCGGCGCTGCCGAAGTCGACACTGCGGCGCTCTATGCCCAGGTGGTGGTCGACCGCGCCGAACTCCTGCGTCATCTGCGCCAAGCCTTGCAGGAGCGTCCCCAGATCAGCCTCGCTGAGGTCATCCAGCGCCATCCCCTGCGCCACGGGCTGGCGGAACTCCTGATTTACCTGCAATTGGCCGGTGACTGGCCTCAGACCGCGGTTGACGAGGATCACCAGGATCTGATCGAATGGCCGACGGACGACGGCACCATCCGCCGCGCCCGTCTGCCGCGCATTGTCTTTTTGAGGATGAGTTGATGATAGGAAAACATCCGTCTGTCGCCGAGGTTGAAGAGACCGACGCCGACCTCTCCACCGTCGTCATCCCCTTGCTCAAGGGGGTGATTTATCAGGACGAGAACCCGGTCCTGTGGAATGGCCTGCTCAATCTGCAAACGCGGGTGCGCGATTACGTGGCGGTGCTCGGTCTGGAGTTGATGCTCGATGAGGCCGAAGGCTATGCCTTTTTGCGTTCGCGTCCCGCCGAGGATGAAGAGCAGGCCGGCCGTCTGCCGCGTCTGGTGGCGCGCCGCCGCCTCTCATTTCCGGTCAGTCTGCTGCTGGCGCTGTTGCGCAAGAAACTGGCGGAATCCGATGCCGGCGGCGGCGACACCCGGCTGATCTTGTCGCGTGACGAAGTGGTGGAGCTGATCCGGGTATTTCTGCCCGCGGGCAGCAATGAAACCCGCTTGATCGACCAGGTCGACACCCATCTCAACAAGGTCGCCGAAATGGGGTTCGTGCGGCGGCTGCGCGGGCAGGAAAAGATGTTCGAGGTGCGGCGCATCATCAAGGCGTTCATCGATGCCCAGTGGCTGGCCGAGTTCGACCAACGTCTGGAAGAATACCGCCGACAACTGATGACGGGAGACCTGAGCGGCGATGAGTGAAACCCTGGAACTCGAATTCATCGGCGATGACGCCCTGGCCGGTTTTCGCTTGCAGCGGCTGGAAGTCCTCAATTGGGGCACCTTTGACGCCAAGGTGTGGACTCTGCATCTGGGCGGCAAAAATGCCCTTCTGACCGGCGATATAGGTTCGGGCAAGTCCACCCTGGTGGACGCCGTCACCACGCTGTTGGTGCCCAGTCAGCGCATCGCCTACAACAAGGCGGCGGGCGCCGAAGCCCGCGAGCGTTCCCTGCGCTCCTACGTGCTGGGCTATTACAAGTCGGAGCGCCAGGACACCCTCGGCAGCGTCAAGCCCGTCGCGCTGCGCAATCCCAACAGTTACTCGGTGGTCCTCGGGGTTTTTCACAACGAAGGCTACGGCAAGACGGTGACCCTGGCCCAGGTGTTCTGGATGAAGGACGTTCAGGGGCAGCCGGCGCGTTTCTACGCGGCCTGCGAGCGCGACCTCTCCATCACCGCCGATTTTTCGCGCTTCGGCACCGATATCGCCCAACTGCGCAAGCGCCTGCGCGGCGACCAGGTCGAGGTGTTCGACAGCTTTCCCCCCTACGGCGCCTGGTTTCGACGGCGTTTCGGTATCGACAATGAACAGGCCCTGGACCTGTTTCTGCAAACCGTTTCGCTTAA
Proteins encoded in this region:
- a CDS encoding DUF4194 domain-containing protein, with product MIGKHPSVAEVEETDADLSTVVIPLLKGVIYQDENPVLWNGLLNLQTRVRDYVAVLGLELMLDEAEGYAFLRSRPAEDEEQAGRLPRLVARRRLSFPVSLLLALLRKKLAESDAGGGDTRLILSRDEVVELIRVFLPAGSNETRLIDQVDTHLNKVAEMGFVRRLRGQEKMFEVRRIIKAFIDAQWLAEFDQRLEEYRRQLMTGDLSGDE
- a CDS encoding TVP38/TMEM64 family protein, translating into MPQEKKKILSGKGWLLGGLLVAALTMAAAWRWTPLQEYVTRDSLAYWVEMIRASPYTPLILMAVYILATLILFPISLLILTTVLTFGPLWGGVYALSGSLLGAMVAYWMGMKLGRETLEKLSGKWLDKVNRALARKGIVAVITVRLMPVAPFTIINLVSGASRIRFFDFILGTFVGMGPGILVIAIFGRGLERLISKPDWDTLAIFLLAVAVAGGLFWLLRRALRKEVEKDAED
- the hgcA gene encoding mercury methylation corrinoid protein HgcA, whose translation is MSEKKSCCPPKTAPENPAACCPPPKAADAVAEKTACCPPPSLRERPGYRLWSFVSGWMNTEVGEIPQVRTKLDWGDRVGRWQMRWGLGRMRYRIAPGLYAVGRPDPQSPVLVTANYKMSFDALRCELKGRHLWILVLETQGINVWCAAGKGTFGTDELVRRIRATGLERLVSHRRLILPQLGAVGVAAHEVRKQSGFQVIYGPVRAADLPALLNGGEKAVTLGMRRVEFPLGERLALTPVELVSMGKITLWAVLILLVLAGIGPGIFSFSAAFSRGTTAVAVYLVGVFAGAVLTPLLLPWLPWRAFSAKGALVGAGLALVILIASSGVGLFNTLALILSLAAVSSYCAMNFTGSTTFTSPSGVEKEMRRAIPLQAGALLLAGIFWLGSGF
- a CDS encoding class I fructose-bisphosphate aldolase, which codes for MTIDRVAELLGEERSLLEYSCRGISKEKLHLPGPDFIERSWVPSDRPVSVLRNLRWLHNTGRLNGTGYLSLLPVDQGIEHSAGASFAPNPEYFDPENIVELAIEGGCNGVASTLGVLGAVARKYAHRIPFIVKLNHNELLSYPNMYDQTLFAGVERAFEMGAVGVGATIYFGSAESRRQIEEVSAIFERAHQLGMFTVLWCYLRNSEFKKDQDYQVSADLTGQANHLGVTLQADIIKQKQPECNGGYPALKFGKTHDRIYGDLVPDHPIEWTRYQVVNCYMGRVGLINSGGSSAGVGDLAQAVRTAVINKRAGGTGLISGRKAFQRPMAEGAKLLNAIQDVFLCPEVTVAP
- a CDS encoding TVP38/TMEM64 family protein produces the protein MAASPQFDNYLTTGSIKLRYFHRLRPESGLKSQRGEICVSQAKKKNISRKGWLLAGLLVAALLMAAVWRWTPLQEHVTRENLAHWVETIRASPHTPFILMAVYLLATLVFLPINLLNLTTVLTFGPLWGFVYGLSGSVLSAVVAYWVGMKLGRETLEKISRRWLDKINRALARKGIITVITMCLMPVAPFSIINLVSGASRIKFSDFILGTLVGMGAGITVIAIFGSGLERLISKPDWGSFFVFLLAVTVSGGLFWLLYRVLGRAIEDDKEA
- the hgcB gene encoding mercury methylation ferredoxin HgcB, whose amino-acid sequence is MKKMRYLDNVVTLRLDEATCIGCGMCPRVCPHGVLELFDGKARIVERDLCMECGACARNCQVEALSVKAGVGCASAIIHSWLTGEEPSCDCGGSSC
- a CDS encoding phospholipase D family protein — protein: MGPPSLPRQALPATPLGRRTLLGVVARWFLLLCLWGLVAGCALPTLDHRTHSTAISHEQASATRLGLAVEPQVTAHPGKSGVHSLQDPHEAFAARVFLAKTADRTLDVQYYIWRGDMTGTLLLEALHAAADRGVRVRLLLDDNGTTGLDEELSALDSHPYIEVRLFNPFVVRRPKWLGFVTDFSRANRRMHNKSFTADNLVTIVGGRNIGDAYFGAGDGLLFIDLDVFAIGPVVGCVSDDFDRYWVSQSSYPAARILPPVREDRLNQLAAKASRVERDPQAFNYVNAVRRASSVAGLMTGDLELSWSNVTMVSDDPAKGLGLAEPEDLLIRQLGEILGEPARDVELVSPYFVPTAAGVAAFSALSERGVRVRVLTNSLEATDVAAVHAGYAKRRKALLKSGVELYEIRRRTSEVERGKSAGPLGSSASSLHAKTFSVDRERVFVGSFNFDPRSSNLNTELGFIIDSPELAQQIDEVFDQKIQSHSYEVRLSEKGRLYWLEQQGDTQVRHDSEPRAGLWRRSGVFLLSLLPIEWLL
- a CDS encoding DUF3375 domain-containing protein, whose protein sequence is MALDFQTLELLRRNHPAWRLLRSDHASLVASFLHRVFIAPNVRTMAQADLAEALEDELFALRERHGAESFPRSAAAYLNDWADNEKGWLRKFYPAGSDEPHFDLTPATEKALAWLASLTERAFVGTESRLLTLFELLRQMSEGSQTDPEARIAELHKRRAEIDGEIACILDGDIPLLDDTALKDRFQQFLQLARELLTDFREVEHNFRTLDRRVRERIALWEGSKGALLEDIMGERDAIADSDQGKSFRAFWDFLMSQRRQEELSRLLGQVLDLAPIAETRPEPRLRRVHYDWLEAGEHTQRTVARLSQQLRRFLDDQAWLENRRIMDILHGIESRALALRDAPPPGEVMELAENAPTIDLPLERPLYSAPVKPLIADVELESGAAEVDTAALYAQVVVDRAELLRHLRQALQERPQISLAEVIQRHPLRHGLAELLIYLQLAGDWPQTAVDEDHQDLIEWPTDDGTIRRARLPRIVFLRMS